A region from the Sebastes umbrosus isolate fSebUmb1 chromosome 18, fSebUmb1.pri, whole genome shotgun sequence genome encodes:
- the LOC119477372 gene encoding protein LBH-like — protein sequence MTQVMNNSDSTVGGASGEDVVALQVECFPKLSRHVPSIVVEPTDGGEVESGELRWPPDDVSSDVREGKAQVTGVPVEEAEPEEQVMSGV from the exons atGACGCAGGTGATGAACAACTCTGACTCAACAGTGGGCGGAGCTTCTGGAGAGGATGTAGTGGCTCTTCAG GTGGAGTGTTTTCCCAAACTTTCCAGGCATGTCCCGTCCATCGTGGTGGAGCCGACAGACGGAGGCGAGGTGGAGAGTGGAGAGCTGCGCTGGCCTCCTGATGATGTCAGCAGTGATGTCAGAGAGGGCAAAGCCCAGGTGACAG GTGTACCTGTGGAGGAGGCGGAGCCAGAGGAGCAGGTGATGAGCGGGGTTTAA